In Carnobacterium sp. CP1, the following are encoded in one genomic region:
- a CDS encoding MetQ/NlpA family ABC transporter substrate-binding protein, whose amino-acid sequence MKKRTWLGAIVTLGLSLTLAACGNSDSSSSSETSEKDTVIKIGASNVPHAEILEFAEPLLEKEGVKLDITTYNDYVVPNIALSEGEIDANYFQHIPFFESAVAENDYDFVNAGAIHIEPLGIYSNKYTSLDEVEEGATVLVSNSQADWGRVIGILQDAGLVTLKEGVELTTATFDDIDKNPKKLVFQYENDPALMTTLYQQEEGDLVAINSNFAVDQGISPLDDSIALESTSSPYANIIAIRSEDAKDPAILKLIEVLKSKEVQGFILENWDGAVVPVTE is encoded by the coding sequence ATGAAAAAAAGAACATGGTTAGGTGCAATAGTCACTCTTGGTTTATCATTAACATTAGCAGCTTGCGGCAACAGTGATTCATCCTCTTCTTCTGAAACTTCAGAAAAAGACACAGTCATTAAGATTGGTGCAAGCAACGTCCCGCATGCTGAAATTCTGGAATTTGCAGAACCGCTACTTGAAAAAGAAGGCGTCAAGTTGGATATCACTACGTATAATGACTATGTCGTGCCGAATATCGCTTTGTCTGAAGGCGAAATTGATGCGAACTATTTCCAACACATTCCGTTTTTTGAAAGTGCAGTTGCTGAAAATGATTACGATTTTGTCAATGCAGGAGCTATCCACATTGAACCTTTGGGTATTTATTCAAACAAATACACTAGCTTGGATGAAGTGGAAGAAGGCGCAACTGTTTTAGTCAGCAATAGCCAAGCCGACTGGGGCCGTGTAATCGGGATTTTACAAGATGCTGGTTTAGTCACATTAAAAGAAGGCGTTGAACTAACAACGGCAACATTTGATGATATTGATAAAAACCCTAAGAAACTGGTTTTCCAATATGAAAATGATCCAGCTTTGATGACGACACTTTACCAACAAGAGGAAGGCGATCTGGTTGCGATCAATTCCAACTTTGCGGTTGATCAAGGTATTAGCCCGCTAGATGATTCTATTGCGTTAGAAAGTACAAGTTCACCGTATGCAAATATTATTGCGATACGTTCTGAAGACGCTAAAGACCCGGCTATTTTGAAGTTGATCGAAGTATTAAAATCAAAAGAAGTACAAGGTTTTATTCTTGAAAATTGGGATGGCGCTGTCGTTCCTGTAACTGAATAA
- a CDS encoding methionine ABC transporter permease codes for MLANLNVGAGLFAQYFDFSEVHWERIQEATMQTIGMTIGSVVIVFFLGLVLGLLLYETNGKDTPFAKLLYGIVAVFVNIFRSVPFIILIVLMIPVTKSLVGSMIGPTAALPALIISSAPFYGRLVEIGFREIDKGVVEAAEAMGASRWEIIYKVLIPESLPAIVSGITVTTISLVGYTAMAGVIGAGGLGNLAYLEGFQRNQPAVTLVATLIILVIVFVIQALGDVLVKRIDKR; via the coding sequence ATGTTAGCAAATCTTAACGTAGGGGCCGGTCTTTTCGCTCAATACTTTGATTTTTCAGAAGTCCACTGGGAGAGAATCCAGGAAGCCACGATGCAAACCATCGGCATGACCATCGGTTCAGTCGTGATTGTTTTTTTCTTGGGGTTAGTTTTGGGATTATTGTTGTATGAGACAAATGGGAAAGATACCCCGTTCGCCAAACTATTGTACGGAATCGTAGCTGTTTTTGTTAATATTTTCCGGTCAGTGCCATTTATTATTTTAATTGTCCTTATGATTCCAGTTACAAAAAGTTTAGTTGGTTCCATGATTGGACCGACAGCTGCATTGCCCGCTTTAATTATTTCATCGGCTCCATTTTATGGTCGTCTCGTTGAAATCGGGTTTCGTGAAATTGACAAAGGCGTCGTTGAAGCAGCTGAAGCAATGGGAGCCAGCAGATGGGAAATCATTTATAAAGTTCTTATCCCGGAAAGCTTACCAGCCATTGTTTCTGGAATCACGGTCACGACGATTTCATTGGTGGGTTATACAGCAATGGCGGGTGTGATCGGTGCAGGAGGATTAGGAAACTTAGCGTATTTAGAAGGTTTCCAACGAAATCAACCAGCCGTTACATTAGTCGCAACGTTGATCATTTTAGTTATTGTGTTTGTCATTCAAGCGCTTGGCGATGTGTTGGTCAAGCGAATCGATAAACGGTAA
- a CDS encoding gamma-glutamyl-gamma-aminobutyrate hydrolase family protein translates to MMKPLIGIAGNVLSDLAVTNGLPVTYTPQGFVDGIDRAEGTPVVLPISSPADASDYISRIDGLLLAGGQDVSPLLYNEEPSLQLEATNPARDAFEMALIEAAIAQKKPILAVCRGLQLLNVTYGGTLYQDLSDYPELAVQHIQKTHFETGAHTILIDPDSSLGKIFGETYIVNTYHHQAVKKLAKPFKAVAWSKDKLIEGFEAVDPKQSIVAVQWHPELMMKQDRKMQQLFDEFVSRVKAVQA, encoded by the coding sequence ATGATGAAACCACTTATTGGAATAGCCGGGAATGTGTTAAGTGATTTAGCGGTAACCAACGGGTTGCCAGTTACGTATACACCGCAAGGCTTCGTCGACGGCATTGACCGTGCTGAAGGAACGCCGGTAGTCTTGCCAATCAGCTCTCCTGCAGATGCCAGCGATTATATTTCACGAATTGATGGGCTTTTATTAGCCGGTGGACAAGACGTCTCTCCGCTGTTATACAATGAAGAACCGAGTTTGCAATTGGAAGCTACTAATCCTGCTCGTGATGCTTTTGAGATGGCTTTGATCGAAGCTGCTATCGCTCAAAAAAAACCGATTTTGGCTGTCTGCCGCGGATTGCAGTTGTTAAACGTCACTTACGGCGGCACCCTTTACCAAGATCTTTCAGACTACCCTGAATTAGCGGTACAGCACATTCAAAAAACTCATTTTGAAACGGGTGCCCATACGATTCTGATCGATCCGGATAGTTCTTTAGGCAAGATATTTGGCGAAACGTATATCGTCAATACGTACCATCACCAAGCTGTCAAAAAATTAGCTAAACCGTTCAAAGCTGTTGCTTGGAGCAAAGACAAGCTGATTGAAGGATTTGAAGCGGTTGATCCAAAACAAAGTATTGTTGCGGTTCAATGGCATCCAGAATTAATGATGAAACAAGATCGCAAGATGCAGCAGCTGTTTGACGAATTTGTTAGTCGTGTCAAAGCAGTACAAGCATAA
- a CDS encoding FtsW/RodA/SpoVE family cell cycle protein, which produces MNENNESKIDYGIILSVLLLALMSIATIFSTTFLIEGKGIQATVMQVLWYIIGTASIIVIMQFDSEQLWKLAPIAYGVGLLLLVLVLFFYDRPTEAFTGAKSWFKFGPITFQPSEIMKIAFILMLARVVTQHNSEYDQHFVRADFVLLGKIILTSLAPLVLVMLQNDLGTTLVFLAIIGGVVLMSGVTWKIILPLFLSFAGLAGGVLFMVVYNRDVLLKFGFKPYQFARIDTWLDPYHDAADAAYQLIQSMKAIGSGKVFGKGFGVSEVYVPVRESDMIFATIGENFGFIGSCALIFVYFLLIYQMIRICFDTKNEFYTYISTGVIMMILFHVLENIGMGIGLLPLTGIPLPFISQGGTALLGNMMGVGLVMSMRYHYRSYMFSEEKEGF; this is translated from the coding sequence ATGAATGAAAATAATGAATCAAAAATAGATTATGGTATTATTTTATCCGTATTGCTGTTGGCTTTAATGAGCATAGCAACGATTTTCTCTACTACTTTTTTAATAGAAGGCAAAGGTATCCAAGCTACTGTGATGCAAGTTCTCTGGTACATAATCGGAACAGCATCCATCATTGTCATTATGCAATTTGATTCGGAACAGTTATGGAAGCTGGCTCCAATTGCTTACGGGGTCGGTTTGCTGCTTCTCGTTCTGGTTTTATTTTTCTATGACCGGCCGACTGAAGCTTTTACCGGTGCAAAAAGTTGGTTCAAATTCGGCCCGATAACGTTTCAGCCTTCCGAAATCATGAAAATTGCTTTTATTTTAATGCTTGCACGTGTCGTGACGCAACACAATAGTGAATACGATCAGCATTTTGTGAGAGCTGACTTTGTGCTGTTGGGAAAAATCATTTTAACTTCTTTAGCTCCTTTGGTTTTGGTTATGTTGCAAAATGACTTGGGGACAACCTTGGTTTTCTTAGCGATTATCGGCGGTGTTGTTTTGATGTCGGGTGTGACGTGGAAAATTATCTTGCCGCTATTTTTGTCTTTTGCAGGTTTAGCCGGCGGAGTGCTGTTTATGGTAGTGTACAATCGAGATGTTTTGCTGAAATTTGGGTTCAAACCGTATCAATTTGCTCGTATCGATACATGGCTGGATCCCTATCATGATGCGGCCGATGCTGCTTATCAGTTGATTCAAAGTATGAAAGCAATTGGGTCGGGGAAAGTATTTGGGAAAGGCTTCGGTGTTTCCGAAGTGTATGTGCCGGTTCGAGAATCGGATATGATTTTTGCTACGATTGGTGAAAATTTCGGTTTTATTGGCAGTTGCGCACTGATTTTTGTTTACTTCTTGTTGATTTATCAAATGATTCGTATTTGTTTTGATACAAAAAACGAGTTTTATACGTATATCTCTACAGGAGTGATCATGATGATTCTCTTCCATGTGCTTGAAAACATCGGAATGGGAATTGGTCTGTTGCCGTTGACAGGTATTCCATTGCCTTTTATATCTCAAGGGGGAACAGCCTTGTTGGGAAATATGATGGGAGTGGGACTGGTCATGTCGATGCGGTACCATTACCGCAGTTATATGTTTTCTGAGGAAAAAGAAGGTTTTTGA
- a CDS encoding arsenate reductase family protein, which produces MLNYYQHPTCSTCRKGRKWLEQHDVAYQAINLIETPPSKEQLAKWIRKSDLPIQRFFNSSGTRYRQLGLKEVVPTLTIEAAAELLSTDGMLIKRPLVTNGSTVTLGFNEDVFEKVWLN; this is translated from the coding sequence ATGCTTAACTATTATCAACATCCGACGTGCTCAACATGCCGCAAAGGCAGAAAGTGGCTGGAACAGCATGATGTGGCTTATCAGGCTATCAATCTGATTGAAACTCCGCCATCTAAAGAACAGTTAGCAAAATGGATCAGGAAATCAGACTTGCCGATCCAACGTTTCTTTAATTCCAGCGGTACGCGGTATCGTCAATTAGGTTTAAAAGAAGTCGTTCCTACATTGACTATCGAAGCAGCGGCAGAACTGCTTTCAACGGACGGGATGCTGATCAAACGGCCGCTCGTCACAAATGGCAGCACAGTAACGCTGGGTTTTAACGAAGATGTATTTGAAAAAGTATGGCTTAACTAA
- a CDS encoding PH domain-containing protein — MYRTVPSKQLDAKVISYERTKAVIEGVIELSLGIAVSIATVQLGWPKFLLIFWLGIPIIGYIFSGLILPTLKLRSIRYELHPLVLEIMTGLFFKKREVIAVERIQHVLVKEGPLARKFGIQSVHIDTAGTTHEVPLLLKAEGEQLRQQLMVQIKAVTTDV; from the coding sequence ATGTACCGAACAGTGCCAAGTAAACAACTAGATGCGAAAGTCATTTCGTATGAACGAACGAAAGCCGTCATTGAAGGTGTGATTGAATTAAGTTTAGGAATAGCAGTCTCGATCGCTACAGTACAATTGGGATGGCCCAAGTTCTTATTGATTTTTTGGCTGGGGATCCCCATTATTGGGTACATTTTTAGCGGACTCATTCTGCCCACGCTTAAATTACGCTCCATTCGTTACGAACTGCACCCATTAGTGTTAGAAATTATGACCGGTTTATTTTTTAAAAAACGCGAAGTGATCGCTGTGGAAAGAATCCAGCATGTCCTCGTTAAAGAAGGTCCATTGGCGCGCAAATTCGGCATTCAATCGGTCCACATCGATACAGCCGGAACGACACACGAAGTTCCTTTGTTGCTGAAAGCAGAAGGAGAACAGTTAAGGCAACAGCTCATGGTACAAATCAAGGCGGTGACGACTGATGTCTGA
- a CDS encoding PH domain-containing protein, with amino-acid sequence MSEKNKLHPLTLVTALFNRAKRLIVPIVFLVFLNIGEESMPIFLILLFVVVFLVSYSFDVVRYLRTSYWVEGNRFVLQTGIFIRNERDVQISRIQSIDYQESIVHRVFHLTKLEIKTPGKGISLDALSKAQALQLADYLHHLKDRLKSTVEIEENEEEAPSASMDQHSGFSLQQASVTKELYAMSLIDIVKMNAMGDVILKGFLVVVGGINIFAELIPEAWVARISALATSATWTMLTVLVIGVFLIVYIIGTLFSVIRNFEYKVELTKDYITIEKGLFEVKSQTIALKNVQSLREQRNWIQQLFGYTSFYIGITSDEKEINSDASKEVQEKGQILLLPLVKKKELAAMIQEILPAYRCDPAQAVVPIRSWRRFVQFPLLFLVVASIGISLFVWQLAWIIGGILAVFYLFYGYRRYRKTGYALSPNELTLELPKWFSTETIYLRKERILQMTVKQQYFLKRSQLGKLEVASALGDSAQEKQLSFIEEKDCQRLYDWFVEEGEAGEYGTAKENQF; translated from the coding sequence ATGTCTGAGAAGAATAAATTGCACCCGCTGACACTAGTAACAGCTTTATTTAATCGGGCGAAAAGGTTGATCGTGCCAATCGTTTTCCTAGTTTTTCTTAATATAGGCGAAGAGTCAATGCCGATTTTTCTGATACTTCTATTCGTGGTCGTTTTCTTGGTCAGTTATAGTTTCGATGTGGTTCGGTATCTGCGCACGTCTTACTGGGTTGAAGGCAATCGTTTTGTATTGCAAACGGGTATTTTTATCCGCAACGAAAGAGATGTGCAGATCAGCCGCATTCAAAGCATTGATTACCAAGAAAGTATTGTGCACCGGGTTTTTCACTTAACAAAATTAGAGATTAAAACGCCTGGAAAAGGCATCAGTCTAGATGCACTTTCAAAAGCACAAGCTTTACAGTTAGCGGATTATCTTCATCATTTGAAAGATCGTTTAAAAAGCACTGTTGAAATCGAGGAAAACGAAGAAGAAGCGCCATCAGCTTCTATGGATCAACACAGCGGCTTTTCGTTGCAGCAAGCTAGCGTAACCAAAGAACTGTACGCGATGTCGCTAATCGATATTGTTAAAATGAATGCGATGGGAGACGTTATCCTAAAAGGCTTTTTAGTGGTTGTAGGAGGAATCAATATCTTTGCTGAATTGATTCCGGAAGCATGGGTGGCACGCATCAGTGCATTAGCAACATCCGCAACTTGGACGATGCTAACGGTCTTAGTCATCGGTGTTTTTTTGATTGTTTATATCATTGGCACTCTTTTTTCTGTTATCCGAAATTTTGAATACAAAGTAGAATTAACCAAAGACTATATTACGATTGAAAAAGGGTTATTTGAAGTGAAAAGCCAGACGATCGCATTGAAAAATGTCCAAAGTCTCAGAGAACAACGCAACTGGATCCAGCAATTGTTTGGTTATACCTCCTTTTATATCGGTATAACCAGTGATGAAAAAGAGATCAATTCAGACGCATCAAAAGAAGTTCAAGAAAAAGGCCAGATTTTATTGCTGCCGTTGGTGAAGAAAAAAGAATTGGCAGCGATGATACAAGAAATACTGCCGGCGTATCGCTGTGATCCAGCACAAGCAGTTGTTCCGATCCGTTCATGGAGACGTTTTGTTCAATTTCCGTTATTATTTTTAGTCGTGGCGTCTATTGGCATCAGCTTATTTGTCTGGCAGCTGGCTTGGATAATTGGCGGTATTCTAGCGGTCTTTTATCTTTTCTATGGGTATCGGCGTTACCGTAAAACCGGTTATGCACTGTCTCCAAATGAATTGACCTTAGAATTGCCAAAATGGTTTTCAACAGAAACGATTTACCTGCGCAAAGAGCGGATTTTACAAATGACCGTTAAACAACAGTATTTTTTGAAGAGAAGCCAATTGGGCAAATTAGAAGTAGCAAGTGCTCTTGGAGACAGCGCTCAGGAAAAGCAGCTCTCTTTTATTGAAGAAAAAGATTGCCAACGACTATACGATTGGTTTGTTGAAGAAGGGGAGGCTGGCGAATATGGAACCGCAAAAGAAAATCAGTTCTAA
- a CDS encoding glycine cleavage system protein H — protein MTAKNTMKYSENGLWILKDGSNYRIGLSEKGQDDLGEVMFVEVPSDLNEVATGDNLIGVEGAKAVTELTAPFSGKVSRFNEALADDPEKLNSPDPQDNWILDLSEVDEAAFNALSDTI, from the coding sequence ATGACAGCGAAGAATACAATGAAATATAGCGAAAATGGATTATGGATCTTGAAAGACGGCAGCAATTACCGCATCGGTTTATCAGAAAAAGGGCAAGACGATTTAGGAGAAGTAATGTTTGTTGAGGTACCTTCTGACTTGAATGAAGTAGCAACGGGCGATAACTTGATTGGAGTAGAAGGCGCAAAAGCTGTTACCGAATTAACAGCACCTTTTTCAGGAAAAGTCAGCCGCTTTAATGAAGCATTAGCAGATGATCCGGAAAAATTAAACAGTCCAGATCCGCAAGACAACTGGATCCTTGATCTATCTGAAGTGGATGAAGCAGCCTTCAACGCTCTTTCAGATACGATTTAA
- a CDS encoding PH domain-containing protein, translating to MEPQKKISSKVVKAWRIRAALMCLPIAAVTCVYLIIEFFAADRIFPAWVSGMAIGLSVVCLLIFAGLVPWLKQRFWRYDYSEDEIDVISGIWVKKRLTIPVIRIQNIETSVGPLTKRMGLMSLTITTAAKSHQLPEMEKDEAVEFKKQVQALIQAAIH from the coding sequence ATGGAACCGCAAAAGAAAATCAGTTCTAAAGTTGTTAAAGCTTGGCGCATTCGGGCGGCTCTGATGTGTTTGCCTATTGCAGCAGTCACCTGTGTTTATCTGATCATTGAATTTTTTGCAGCAGACCGTATTTTTCCAGCTTGGGTAAGCGGTATGGCTATCGGCCTAAGTGTAGTTTGTCTTCTTATTTTTGCGGGTTTAGTGCCTTGGTTGAAGCAGCGATTTTGGCGTTACGATTATAGTGAAGACGAAATTGATGTTATTTCAGGTATCTGGGTGAAAAAAAGACTGACGATACCGGTGATCCGCATTCAAAATATTGAAACCAGTGTTGGGCCTTTGACCAAAAGAATGGGGTTAATGTCTTTGACGATAACAACCGCTGCTAAAAGCCATCAGTTGCCGGAAATGGAAAAAGACGAAGCAGTCGAGTTTAAAAAACAAGTACAAGCTCTCATACAAGCTGCGATTCACTAA
- the sufC gene encoding Fe-S cluster assembly ATPase SufC: protein MAVLEITNLHVSIEEKEILKGVNMTINTGEIHAIMGPNGTGKSTLAAAIMGHPSYEVTEGTIFLDGANILDMAVDERARAGLFLGVQYPSEIAGITNAEFMRAAINARRPEEDKISVMNFIRKMDEKMAVLDMPEEMAERYLNEGFSGGEKKRNEILQLMMIEPTFAILDEIDSGLDIDALKVVSKGVNEMRGKGFGALIITHYQRLLNYVTPDVVHVMMNGVVVKTGGAELAKRLEAEGYKGIRDELGLDVELGDE, encoded by the coding sequence ATGGCAGTCTTAGAAATCACTAATTTGCATGTTTCAATCGAAGAAAAAGAAATTTTAAAAGGTGTCAATATGACCATTAATACGGGCGAAATCCATGCAATCATGGGTCCGAATGGAACAGGCAAATCAACGTTAGCAGCAGCCATCATGGGGCATCCCAGTTACGAAGTGACCGAAGGAACAATTTTTTTAGATGGGGCAAACATTTTAGACATGGCCGTCGATGAACGAGCTCGTGCCGGATTATTTTTAGGAGTCCAATACCCTAGTGAAATAGCGGGAATCACCAATGCTGAATTTATGCGGGCGGCTATCAACGCACGCAGGCCTGAAGAGGATAAAATTTCCGTGATGAATTTTATTCGGAAAATGGACGAGAAAATGGCTGTGCTGGATATGCCAGAAGAAATGGCTGAACGGTACTTAAACGAGGGGTTTTCTGGCGGAGAGAAAAAACGCAATGAAATCTTGCAATTGATGATGATTGAACCGACTTTTGCTATTTTAGACGAAATCGATTCTGGTTTAGATATTGATGCGTTAAAAGTTGTTTCTAAAGGCGTTAATGAAATGCGGGGGAAAGGCTTTGGAGCATTGATCATCACCCATTACCAACGCTTATTAAATTATGTCACACCGGATGTCGTACACGTGATGATGAATGGCGTAGTGGTTAAAACCGGCGGCGCAGAGTTGGCGAAACGATTAGAAGCAGAAGGCTATAAAGGCATCCGCGATGAATTGGGCTTAGATGTTGAATTAGGTGACGAATAG
- a CDS encoding methionine ABC transporter ATP-binding protein, with amino-acid sequence MIELANVKKVFQTKQGNLTAVEDVNLTIKNGEIYGIVGYSGAGKSTLVRMFNGLEQPTAGTVSIEGSIISQLKGKGLRKERQKIGMIFQHFNLLWSRTVLENVLFPLEIAKVPKEQRTEKAKELIRLVGLEGREQAYPAQLSGGQKQRVGIARALANEPTLLLCDEATSALDPQTTDEVLDLLLDINKRLNLTIVLITHEMHVVRKICHKVAVMDDGKVVEQGDVLEVFKRPQQDITKRFIRQDANPDSEETDLVVEEMLAEYPEGKMIHLTFQGEQAKMPIISSIVHDNDVELNILQGNIRHTQEGSIGSLYVQLRGNSQNIDQAIEHLHQMKVEVEVIEHVSKS; translated from the coding sequence ATGATTGAATTAGCAAATGTAAAAAAAGTGTTTCAAACGAAGCAAGGTAATTTGACAGCTGTGGAAGACGTCAATTTGACCATTAAAAATGGCGAAATCTATGGCATCGTTGGGTATTCCGGCGCTGGCAAAAGCACGTTAGTCCGAATGTTTAATGGTCTTGAACAGCCAACAGCCGGGACCGTATCGATCGAAGGCAGTATTATTTCTCAGTTAAAAGGGAAAGGATTGAGAAAAGAACGTCAAAAAATCGGTATGATTTTCCAGCACTTCAATCTTTTATGGTCTCGGACAGTGTTAGAAAACGTGTTGTTTCCATTAGAGATTGCCAAGGTACCTAAAGAACAACGCACTGAAAAAGCGAAAGAATTGATTCGTCTGGTTGGTCTTGAAGGCCGCGAACAAGCTTATCCGGCACAATTATCCGGAGGGCAAAAGCAGCGGGTCGGAATTGCGCGAGCTTTAGCTAACGAACCAACGTTACTGCTTTGTGATGAAGCCACCAGCGCATTGGATCCTCAAACGACAGATGAAGTATTGGATCTGCTATTGGATATCAATAAACGTTTGAATTTGACAATCGTCTTGATCACTCACGAAATGCACGTGGTTCGCAAGATTTGTCATAAAGTAGCGGTCATGGATGATGGCAAGGTAGTGGAGCAAGGAGATGTACTGGAAGTCTTTAAGAGACCGCAGCAAGACATCACCAAACGGTTTATCCGCCAAGACGCGAATCCGGATAGTGAAGAAACAGATCTAGTCGTCGAAGAAATGCTGGCTGAGTACCCAGAAGGAAAAATGATTCATTTGACCTTTCAAGGGGAACAAGCCAAAATGCCGATCATCTCAAGTATCGTGCATGACAATGATGTCGAATTAAACATCCTGCAAGGGAATATCCGACACACTCAAGAAGGTTCGATCGGTTCTTTGTATGTTCAATTGAGAGGCAATAGCCAAAATATAGATCAAGCGATCGAACACTTGCATCAAATGAAAGTTGAAGTAGAGGTGATTGAACATGTTAGCAAATCTTAA